The following proteins are co-located in the Octopus sinensis linkage group LG24, ASM634580v1, whole genome shotgun sequence genome:
- the LOC118767831 gene encoding cylicin-2-like, with product MGQRPGQRDKDQGKETKTRAKGQRPGQRDKDQGKGTKTRAKGQRPGQKDKDQGKGTKTRAKGQRPGQRVKDQGKGTKTRAKGQRPGQKDKDQGKGTKTRAKGQRRGQRDKDQGKGTNTRAKGQRPGQRDKDQGKGTKTRAKGQRPGQRDKDQGKGTKTRAKGQRPGQRVKDQGKGTKTRAKGQRPGQRDKDQGKESKTRAKGQRPGQKDKDQGKESKTRAKGQRPGQKDKDEGKGTKTRGKGQRPGQRVKDEGKGTKTGQKDKDEGKGTKTRGKGQRPGQRVKDQGKGTKTRAKGQRRGQKDKDQGKGTKTRAKGQRRGQRDKDQGKGTKTRAKGQRPGQRDKDQGKGSKTRAKGQRPGQRDKDQGKSTKTRAKGQRPGQRVKDEGKGTKTRAKGQRPGQRDKDQGKGTKTRAKGQRRGQRDKDQGKGTKTRAKGQRPGQRVKDQSKGTKTRAKGQRPGQRDKDQGKESKTRAKGHRPGQRDKDQGKGTKTLIPCGIT from the coding sequence ATGGGACAAAGACCAGGGCAAAGGGACAAAGACCAGGGCAAAGAGACAAAGACCAGGGCAAAGGGACAAAGACCAGGGCAAAGAGACAAAGACCAGGGCAAAGGGACAAAGACCAGGGCAAAGGGACAAAGACCAGGGCAAAAGGACAAAGACCAGGGCAAAGGGACAAAAACCAGGGCAAAGGGACAAAGACCAGGGCAAAGGGTCAAAGACCAGGGCAAAGGGACAAAGACCAGGGCAAAGGGACAAAGACCAGGGCAAAAGGACAAAGACCAGGGCAAAGGGACAAAGACCAGGGCAAAGGGTCAAAGACGAGGGCAAAGGGACAAAGACCAGGGCAAAGGGACAAATACCAGGGCAAAGGGACAAAGACCAGGGCAAAGGGACAAAGACCAGGGCAAAGGGACAAAGACCAGGGCAAAGGGTCAAAGACCAGGGCAAAGGGACAAAGACCAGGGCAAAGGGACAAAGACCAGGGCAAAGGGACAAAGACCAGGGCAAAGGGTCAAAGACCAGGGCAAAGGGACAAAGACCAGGGCAAAGGGACAAAGACCAGGGCAAAGGGACAAAGACCAGGGCAAAGAATCAAAGACGAGGGCAAAGGGACAAAGACCAGGGCAAAAGGACAAAGACCAGGGCAAAGAATCAAAGACGAGGGCAAAGGGACAAAGACCAGGGCAAAAGGACAAAGACGAGGGCAAAGGGACAAAAACCAGGGGAAAGGGACAAAGACCAGGGCAAAGGGTCAAAGACGAGGGCAAAGGGACAAAGACAGGGCAAAAGGACAAAGACGAGGGCAAAGGGACAAAAACCAGGGGAAAGGGACAAAGACCAGGGCAAAGGGTCAAAGACCAGGGCAAAGGGACAAAGACGAGGGCAAAGGGACAAAGACGAGGGCAAAAGGACAAAGACCAGGGCAAAGGGACAAAGACCAGGGCAAAGGGTCAAAGACGAGGGCAAAGGGACAAAGACCAGGGCAAAGGGACAAAGACCAGGGCAAAGGGACAAAGACCAGGGCAAAGGGACAAAGACCAGGGCAAAGGGTCAAAGACCAGGGCAAAGGGACAAAGACCAGGGCAAAGGGACAAAGACCAGGGCAAAAGTACAAAGACCAGGGCAAAGGGACAAAGACCAGGGCAAAGGGTCAAAGACGAGGGCAAAGGGACAAAGACCAGGGCAAAGGGACAAAGACCAGGGCAAAGGGACAAAGACCAGGGCAAAGGGACAAAGACCAGGGCAAAGGGTCAAAGACGAGGGCAAAGGGACAAAGACCAGGGCAAAGGGACAAAGACCAGGGCAAAGGGACAAAGACCAGGGCAAAGGGTCAAAGACCAGAGCAAAGGGACAAAGACCAGGGCAAAGGGACAAAGACCAGGGCAAAGGGACAAAGACCAGGGCAAAGAATCAAAGACGAGGGCAAAGGGACATAGACCAGGGCAAAGGGACAAAGACCAGGGCAAAGGGACAAAGACCCTCATTCCTTGTGGGATTACCTAG
- the LOC118767730 gene encoding uncharacterized protein LOC118767730: MRSFFILTALVVLAVEAASIGKPGDKDKLAKLQKDVSHIMKTVDAMQEHLNDVHIYFHGLPTGVGSHGGHRIHGTPFGQHHHHKFTHFHSFQKGKLIELFYLITTVVLAANWKNR, from the exons ATGAGATCCTTCTTCATTCTTACGGCCCTCGTGGTGCTGGCCGTTGAAG cTGCTTCAATCGGCAAGCCAGGAGATAAGGATAAACTGGCGAAACTTCAGAAGGATGTGTCACATATTATGAAAACTGTGGATGCGATGCAGGAGCATCTGAATGATGTACATATTTACTTTCATGGTCTGCCGACAGGCGTCGGTTCTCATGGTGGTCACCGTATACACGGTACTCCTTTtggccaacatcatcatcataaatttaCGCATTTCCACAGCTTCCAAAAAGGTAAGTTAATCGAACTATTTTATCTTATTACGACTGTTGTTTTGGCAGcgaactggaagaatcgttaa